The Hyphomicrobiales bacterium genome has a window encoding:
- a CDS encoding ABC-type nitrate/sulfonate/bicarbonate transport systems, periplasmic components: protein MDRRQFLLAGSSLAAAASVAGIARAQQSVTARVGYIPIVGTAPFFVASGEGWLKQGGIETAVTVFESGPNMIQALASGTIDVYVAGVAPLAVARSRGVDIRVVASTAIGENVVVAAPSLAKFFTPGTTSAAAFKAFKTATGKAARLATQPAGSVPNTVLQYWLWEVAKADKADIEIVPMGIDATQQAILAGAVDGGTVREPALTIIQTRNPQIKLVAGGEEVFPGQPGTVVAVSGAFATKNSAAVQTIVSGLVRAAALLQSAPAKAAPHVGAALGKGIVDPELIQKALVSPASRFEIDPRKIIEPSRAMQAYQVKLGSLEKELPFDGLFETQYYERAIKANG from the coding sequence ATGGATCGCCGCCAGTTTCTCCTCGCCGGCTCCAGCCTGGCGGCAGCCGCGTCCGTCGCCGGCATCGCCCGTGCGCAGCAGAGCGTCACGGCCCGCGTCGGCTATATCCCGATCGTCGGCACGGCGCCGTTCTTCGTCGCCTCGGGCGAGGGCTGGCTGAAGCAGGGCGGCATCGAGACGGCCGTGACCGTCTTCGAATCCGGCCCGAACATGATCCAGGCGCTCGCCTCCGGTACGATCGACGTCTATGTCGCGGGCGTCGCCCCGCTCGCCGTCGCCCGCTCGCGTGGCGTCGACATCCGCGTCGTCGCCTCGACCGCGATCGGCGAGAACGTCGTTGTGGCCGCGCCCTCCCTGGCGAAGTTCTTCACCCCCGGCACGACCTCGGCAGCCGCCTTCAAGGCTTTCAAGACCGCGACCGGCAAGGCCGCGCGCCTCGCCACCCAGCCGGCTGGCTCCGTGCCCAATACCGTGCTGCAATACTGGCTCTGGGAGGTCGCCAAGGCCGACAAGGCCGATATCGAGATCGTGCCGATGGGCATCGATGCCACCCAGCAGGCGATCCTCGCCGGCGCGGTCGATGGTGGCACGGTGCGCGAGCCGGCGCTGACGATCATCCAGACGCGCAATCCGCAGATCAAGCTCGTCGCCGGTGGCGAGGAGGTCTTCCCCGGCCAGCCCGGCACGGTCGTCGCCGTGTCCGGCGCCTTCGCGACCAAGAATTCGGCAGCCGTGCAGACGATCGTGTCCGGCCTCGTCAGGGCGGCCGCCCTGCTCCAGTCGGCGCCCGCCAAGGCTGCGCCCCATGTCGGCGCGGCGCTGGGCAAGGGTATCGTCGATCCAGAACTGATCCAGAAGGCGCTGGTCTCGCCCGCCAGCCGGTTCGAGATCGATCCGCGCAAGATCATCGAGCCGTCCCGCGCCATGCAGGCCTATCAGGTCAAGCTCGGCTCGCTCGAAAAGGAACTACCCTTCGACGGCCTGTTCGAGACGCAGTATTACGAGCGCGCGATCAAGGCGAACGGCTGA
- the decR gene encoding DNA-binding transcriptional activator DecR has protein sequence MDAIDRKILTVLQADANISIAELADRVGLSQTPCWKRIQKLEQAGVILKRVALVAPEKIGLGLTVFVQIETADHSGPWLEKFAQTVASMPEVMEFYRMAGDVDYMLRVVVADMAAYDGFYKKLIDTIPLKNVTSRFAMERIKATTAYKVPDLPRD, from the coding sequence ATGGACGCCATCGACCGGAAGATTCTCACTGTCCTGCAGGCAGACGCGAATATTTCCATCGCCGAGCTCGCGGATCGCGTCGGGCTCTCGCAGACCCCGTGCTGGAAGCGAATCCAGAAGCTCGAGCAGGCCGGCGTGATCCTGAAGCGCGTCGCGCTGGTGGCGCCGGAAAAGATCGGCCTCGGGCTCACCGTCTTCGTCCAGATCGAGACGGCGGACCATTCCGGCCCCTGGCTGGAGAAGTTCGCGCAGACCGTCGCATCCATGCCGGAGGTGATGGAGTTCTACCGGATGGCCGGGGACGTCGACTACATGCTGCGCGTCGTCGTCGCCGACATGGCCGCCTATGACGGCTTCTACAAGAAGCTGATCGATACGATCCCGCTCAAGAACGTGACCTCGCGCTTCGCCATGGAACGGATCAAGGCGACGACGGCCTACAAGGTGCCGGACCTGCCACGCGACTGA
- a CDS encoding hypothetical protein (Evidence 5 : Unknown function), whose translation MVRRLDLDEDGEPEADLFRRHQRDALQDHAGLLELLDSLPARGLREPDAIRELGDGNIRVCLQDSENLPVDGVHSLKLARRSVLYHKIAIKEMNHLFAVDLLLSDRKSFSQSVNGAPLRRCF comes from the coding sequence ATGGTCCGCCGTCTCGATCTGGACGAAGACGGTGAGCCCGAGGCCGATCTTTTCCGGCGCCACCAGCGCGACGCGCTTCAGGATCACGCCGGCCTGCTCGAGCTTCTGGATTCGCTTCCAGCACGGGGTCTGCGAGAGCCCGACGCGATCCGCGAGCTCGGCGATGGAAATATTCGCGTCTGCCTGCAGGACAGTGAGAATCTTCCGGTCGATGGCGTCCATTCTCTCAAGCTCGCTCGTAGGAGTGTTTTATACCACAAGATCGCAATCAAAGAGATGAATCATCTTTTTGCAGTCGATCTATTGCTTTCAGATAGAAAATCCTTTTCTCAATCTGTCAATGGGGCGCCGCTTCGGCGCTGTTTTTGA